The proteins below are encoded in one region of Ereboglobus luteus:
- the alr gene encoding alanine racemase, which yields MKSRLPLRCWAEIDLAALERNLRLIRASLPPHMRYVAVVKADAYGHGLQQVAARLMHAGADLFAVANLAEAASLREIGPGWPILLLSPLLPEEDRYLVEYDLIATVSTSDEVRRFDAVGRAAGRPVTVHLKIDTGMGRAGIWHECAEKLCAEILASPNIKLGGAYTHFAKPDEDPAFTDEQRKRFLKALACCPKLDLSQLFVHADNSAGLDTLEAAGPFNAVRIGLLQFGIVPGRDGLLAHVKTEPTFSFKTRVGIVKKLPLGTGISYGSTHTLRRDSTVAVLTAGYGDGIPRSVSNRASVLVHGIRCPILGRVTMDQTVIDITDIPTMTKVASGDECVIIGRQNGAEITISEFSHAADTIPWETLCSVTKRVPRLYKTVLGV from the coding sequence ATGAAATCACGACTTCCACTCCGCTGCTGGGCAGAGATCGACTTGGCCGCGCTTGAGCGCAACCTGCGCCTCATCCGCGCGTCGCTGCCGCCGCATATGCGCTACGTGGCGGTCGTGAAAGCCGATGCCTACGGGCACGGTTTGCAACAGGTCGCGGCGCGCCTCATGCACGCCGGTGCGGACTTGTTTGCCGTGGCGAATCTCGCCGAGGCCGCGTCGTTGCGCGAGATCGGTCCCGGCTGGCCGATCCTGCTGCTCTCGCCGCTCCTGCCTGAGGAGGACCGGTATCTGGTCGAATACGATTTGATCGCAACTGTTTCGACGAGTGACGAGGTGCGGCGTTTCGACGCGGTCGGGCGCGCGGCGGGCAGGCCCGTCACCGTGCACTTGAAAATCGACACCGGCATGGGGCGCGCCGGCATCTGGCATGAATGCGCGGAAAAATTATGCGCGGAAATTCTCGCCTCGCCCAACATCAAGCTCGGCGGCGCTTACACCCATTTCGCGAAACCCGACGAGGATCCCGCGTTCACGGACGAGCAGCGAAAGCGTTTTCTAAAGGCGCTGGCGTGCTGTCCGAAACTCGATCTTTCGCAGCTTTTTGTGCACGCGGACAACAGCGCCGGGCTCGACACGCTCGAGGCCGCCGGACCGTTCAACGCGGTGCGCATCGGCCTGCTCCAGTTTGGCATTGTGCCGGGGCGCGACGGACTTTTGGCGCACGTGAAAACGGAGCCGACATTCAGCTTTAAAACGCGCGTGGGCATCGTGAAAAAACTGCCGCTTGGCACGGGCATCAGTTACGGCAGCACGCACACGCTCCGGCGCGACAGCACGGTTGCCGTTCTTACCGCGGGTTACGGAGACGGCATCCCGCGCTCGGTGAGCAACCGCGCGAGCGTTTTGGTGCACGGCATTCGTTGCCCGATTCTCGGTCGCGTGACGATGGACCAAACCGTCATCGACATCACCGACATCCCGACAATGACCAAGGTCGCCAGCGGGGACGAATGCGTTATTATTGGACGCCAGAATGGCGCCGAAATCACGATCAGCGAGTTCAGCCATGCCGCCGACACGATCCCGTGGGAAACCCTGTGCTCGGTGACAAAACGCGTGCCGCGATTGTATAAAACCGTGCTGGGGGTTTAG
- a CDS encoding MFS transporter yields MHTHHSHFRRAQWRVLVAVMICYLFYYTGRHALGFAIPGISAELGMSKELLGWASAGMLWAYALGQVFSGGAGDRIGGRRMMTAGALLSFALNWVTSFATGFVTLFAGWSLNGLAQSMGWAPGTRLVANWWGPRERGFAFGLFSLAAGFASVLAFGASIFVIDGLGLNWRWLFRLPVLLMPLGALAVWRMSRDHPADLGFENLEDEAPPENVRATLKSAGDGAPPWRRYLAILGNRELLLASLAIGFQNAVRFALLIWVPVYFLDGDGSGGGGVWASLGLPAGMALGAFASGWVSDRFFGSRKSGVIVIFMTVAAILAVVQYLLPFGHWAALPILLFLGFFGCGSQSAFWAMAPDLLGRANTSTAIGIMDFFAYLIAGLCGPLIGWLVQHDPVANSGGENTSLVFLFVALLSACGAAVGFLIKR; encoded by the coding sequence ATGCACACCCATCACTCACACTTCCGGCGCGCGCAATGGCGGGTGCTCGTCGCGGTGATGATCTGCTACCTGTTTTATTACACCGGCCGCCACGCGCTCGGGTTCGCGATTCCCGGCATTTCCGCCGAGCTCGGCATGAGCAAGGAACTGCTCGGCTGGGCGTCCGCGGGCATGTTGTGGGCGTATGCGCTCGGGCAGGTTTTCAGCGGCGGCGCGGGAGACCGGATCGGCGGACGCCGGATGATGACCGCCGGCGCGCTCCTGTCCTTCGCGCTGAACTGGGTGACAAGTTTCGCGACCGGCTTTGTCACGCTCTTCGCCGGCTGGAGCCTGAACGGGCTCGCTCAAAGCATGGGCTGGGCACCCGGCACGCGGCTCGTCGCAAACTGGTGGGGGCCGCGCGAGCGCGGTTTTGCCTTCGGACTTTTTTCGCTCGCGGCGGGTTTCGCTTCGGTGCTGGCGTTTGGCGCCTCGATTTTTGTGATCGACGGGCTCGGGCTCAACTGGCGCTGGCTGTTCCGCCTGCCGGTGCTGCTCATGCCGCTGGGCGCGCTCGCCGTGTGGCGGATGTCGCGCGATCATCCCGCCGATCTCGGCTTTGAAAACCTGGAGGACGAGGCGCCGCCCGAAAATGTCCGCGCGACATTAAAATCCGCCGGCGACGGCGCGCCGCCTTGGAGGCGTTACCTCGCGATTCTTGGCAACCGCGAACTGTTGCTCGCCAGCCTCGCGATCGGCTTTCAAAACGCCGTGCGCTTCGCGCTTTTGATTTGGGTGCCCGTGTATTTTCTCGACGGTGACGGTTCCGGCGGCGGCGGTGTTTGGGCGAGCCTGGGACTTCCGGCGGGCATGGCCTTGGGCGCGTTTGCCAGCGGCTGGGTTTCGGATCGCTTTTTCGGTTCGCGCAAATCCGGCGTCATCGTGATCTTCATGACTGTCGCGGCGATTCTCGCGGTCGTCCAATACCTGCTGCCGTTCGGCCACTGGGCCGCGTTGCCCATCCTTTTGTTTCTCGGATTTTTCGGCTGCGGCTCGCAATCCGCGTTCTGGGCGATGGCTCCCGATTTGCTCGGGCGCGCCAACACAAGCACCGCGATCGGCATCATGGATTTTTTCGCCTATCTCATCGCCGGCCTTTGCGGGCCGTTGATCGGCTGGCTGGTGCAGCACGACCCCGTCGCCAACAGCGGCGGCGAAAACACATCGCTCGTTTTTCTTTTTGTCGCGCTGCTCTCCGCCTGCGGCGCGGCGGTCGGCTTCCTGATAAAACGGTGA
- a CDS encoding zinc-dependent alcohol dehydrogenase family protein: MISINIPEEMSAATLPGNSTAKLEARRVPQPGHGEVLIRMKCSTICGSDIRCIYHEHLGKGPEGYQDGMIAGHEPCGQIVKAGPGCRRFREGDRVIVYHISGCGVCNDCRRGYMISCTSEKFRRAYGWQRDGGMADYLLAEEKDLVHLPDSLSYADGAQVACGFGTVYEGLEKVGISGNDAVLITGLGPVGLAAGALCRKLGARKIIGIDVIDDRLKIARDLGLCDEVLRSGPDNVDEVRALTGGHGVERTVECSANASARNTALRATRKWGRMVMIGEGGRLEMNPSPDMIHDQKMLYGSWVTSIWRMEELVERLVRWNLHPAELITHRFPLEKVNDAYALMASGRCGKVAVCFDEELA, translated from the coding sequence ATGATCTCGATCAACATCCCCGAAGAAATGTCCGCGGCCACGCTGCCCGGCAATAGCACCGCCAAGCTCGAGGCGCGCCGAGTTCCGCAACCCGGTCACGGCGAAGTCCTCATCCGCATGAAATGCTCGACCATTTGCGGCTCCGACATCCGCTGCATTTATCACGAGCACCTCGGCAAGGGCCCCGAGGGTTACCAGGACGGCATGATCGCCGGGCACGAGCCCTGCGGCCAGATCGTCAAGGCCGGCCCCGGTTGCCGCCGCTTTCGAGAGGGCGACCGCGTGATCGTCTATCACATTTCCGGCTGCGGCGTGTGCAACGACTGCCGGCGCGGCTACATGATCTCCTGCACCAGCGAGAAATTCCGACGCGCCTACGGATGGCAGCGCGACGGCGGCATGGCCGACTACCTGCTCGCCGAGGAAAAGGACCTCGTCCATCTGCCCGACTCGCTCAGCTACGCCGACGGCGCGCAAGTCGCCTGCGGCTTCGGCACCGTTTACGAAGGCCTCGAAAAAGTCGGCATCAGCGGAAACGACGCCGTGCTCATCACCGGACTCGGCCCCGTGGGGCTCGCCGCCGGCGCGCTTTGCCGCAAACTCGGCGCACGCAAAATCATCGGCATCGACGTGATTGACGACCGCCTGAAAATCGCGCGCGACCTCGGCCTCTGCGACGAAGTGCTGCGCTCCGGCCCCGACAACGTCGACGAGGTGCGCGCGCTCACCGGCGGCCACGGCGTCGAGCGCACCGTCGAGTGCTCGGCCAACGCAAGCGCGCGCAACACCGCGCTGCGCGCCACGCGCAAATGGGGCCGCATGGTCATGATAGGGGAGGGCGGCAGATTGGAAATGAATCCCTCGCCCGACATGATTCACGACCAGAAAATGCTTTACGGTTCCTGGGTCACCTCGATCTGGCGCATGGAGGAGCTCGTCGAGCGCCTCGTGCGTTGGAATCTGCATCCCGCCGAACTGATCACGCACCGTTTCCCGCTCGAAAAAGTCAACGATGCCTACGCGCTCATGGCCTCGGGCCGGTGCGGCAAAGTTGCCGTCTGTTTCGACGAGGAACTTGCCTGA
- a CDS encoding Lrp/AsnC family transcriptional regulator — MNPVLKLLLEGGSLSTAQMAQVAGISAAEVEQHLEQLKKDKIFLGWRPVLDLSREAAAAAAVRAVIEIKVTPERGGGFNRFAERIAKFDEVESCYLMSGGYDLLVFARGASLQKVAAFVSEKLSTVEGVLSTATHFMLRCYKEQGYLLESDGDSSSRLAVSP, encoded by the coding sequence ATGAATCCTGTTCTAAAACTGTTACTCGAAGGCGGCAGCCTCTCGACCGCGCAAATGGCGCAGGTCGCGGGCATTTCGGCCGCCGAAGTTGAACAGCACCTGGAACAGTTGAAGAAAGATAAAATCTTCCTCGGCTGGCGTCCGGTGCTCGATCTCTCGCGCGAGGCCGCCGCAGCCGCGGCAGTGCGCGCCGTAATCGAGATCAAGGTCACGCCGGAGCGCGGGGGCGGGTTCAACCGCTTCGCCGAGCGCATCGCGAAATTCGACGAGGTCGAGTCGTGCTACCTCATGTCGGGCGGTTATGATTTGCTGGTGTTCGCGCGCGGCGCGTCATTGCAAAAAGTCGCCGCGTTCGTGTCGGAAAAATTGTCCACCGTCGAGGGCGTGCTCTCCACTGCGACGCACTTCATGCTGCGCTGCTACAAGGAGCAGGGCTACCTGCTCGAAAGCGACGGGGACAGTTCCTCCCGCCTCGCCGTTTCGCCATAA
- a CDS encoding aminotransferase class I/II-fold pyridoxal phosphate-dependent enzyme → MSTDPNKWVAGHVATLPKSGIRDFFDLVAKMKGQDVISLGVGEPDFVTPWRVREAAIYALEQGKTYYTANLGLLELRRAISKYVAEHFGVEYRPDDQVLVTVGVSEAVDLAFRAFCNPGDKVMFHQPCYVSYHPSVTLVHGTGIAVPTYAKDNFALTAEALRAAWQPGAKILMLNLPCNPTGGTCTREQLEKIAEFCREKDLLVLSDEIYSELTFDGVHTSIASLPGMAERTVFLHGFSKAFAMTGWRIGYACGPAVLVDAMMKVHQYSMMCASIISQEAALEALTHGWDDVCRMREQYHRRRDLVVRRFNEIGLKCHSPRGSFYAFPNVTATGLDEKQFAVELLEKEKVAVVPGQAFGENGAGHVRACFATSYEQLIDACDRMERFVGAKR, encoded by the coding sequence ATGAGCACCGACCCAAACAAGTGGGTGGCGGGCCACGTGGCCACGCTGCCCAAGAGCGGCATCCGTGATTTCTTCGATCTGGTTGCCAAAATGAAGGGGCAGGACGTGATTTCGCTCGGCGTGGGCGAGCCCGATTTCGTGACGCCGTGGCGCGTGCGCGAGGCGGCGATCTACGCGCTCGAGCAGGGCAAAACCTACTACACGGCAAACCTCGGACTGCTCGAGTTGCGTCGCGCGATTTCGAAATACGTGGCCGAACACTTCGGCGTCGAATACCGTCCCGACGACCAAGTCCTCGTGACCGTCGGCGTGAGCGAGGCGGTCGATCTGGCGTTTCGCGCGTTTTGCAATCCGGGCGACAAGGTGATGTTTCACCAGCCTTGCTACGTGTCGTATCACCCGAGCGTGACGCTCGTGCACGGCACCGGCATCGCCGTGCCGACCTATGCGAAGGACAACTTCGCGCTGACCGCCGAGGCACTTCGCGCCGCGTGGCAGCCCGGCGCAAAGATCCTCATGCTCAACCTGCCGTGCAACCCTACCGGCGGCACTTGCACGCGAGAGCAGTTGGAAAAAATCGCCGAGTTCTGCCGCGAAAAAGACCTGCTCGTGTTGAGCGACGAGATTTATTCCGAGCTCACCTTCGACGGCGTGCACACGAGCATTGCGAGTCTGCCGGGCATGGCCGAGCGCACGGTTTTCCTGCACGGATTTTCGAAGGCGTTTGCGATGACCGGCTGGCGCATCGGCTATGCGTGCGGCCCCGCCGTGCTCGTCGACGCGATGATGAAGGTGCACCAATATTCGATGATGTGCGCGTCGATCATTTCGCAGGAAGCCGCGCTTGAGGCGCTCACCCACGGGTGGGACGACGTGTGCCGGATGCGCGAGCAGTATCACCGCCGTCGCGACCTGGTTGTGCGCCGCTTCAACGAGATCGGCCTGAAATGTCATTCGCCGCGCGGTTCGTTCTACGCGTTTCCGAACGTCACCGCGACCGGGCTCGACGAAAAGCAATTCGCAGTGGAATTGCTCGAAAAGGAAAAAGTCGCCGTGGTGCCCGGGCAGGCCTTCGGCGAAAACGGCGCGGGTCACGTGCGCGCTTGTTTCGCAACCAGCTACGAGCAGCTCATCGATGCGTGCGATCGCATGGAGCGGTTTGTGGGCGCCAAACGGTGA
- a CDS encoding homocysteine S-methyltransferase family protein, with protein MTRTDRLLATLAARPLQCDGATGTQLQQLGLQPGESCERWVLDHPERVQLVHQRYREAGADLLTTNTFGGTTLSLASHGLDSRAADINRNAARLAREVAGDHAWVLGDMGPFGGILEPYGETEPGAARDAFLAQAAALVEGGADAILVETMSDPAEAALAVEAAREAGAQFVISTFAFQHTPAGFRTMMGASPAVAVQAALDAGASVVGANCGTQLSLEDYATLAVELVEAAHGIPVIVQPNAGSPAHDPATGQITYATTPAAFAEAAARYITLGARIVGGCCGTTPAHISASAAHNKKTKA; from the coding sequence ATGACCCGCACCGATCGTCTTCTTGCCACCCTCGCCGCCCGCCCGCTCCAATGCGACGGCGCCACGGGCACGCAACTCCAGCAACTCGGCCTGCAACCCGGCGAGTCCTGCGAACGCTGGGTGCTCGATCACCCCGAGCGCGTCCAGCTCGTCCATCAACGCTATCGCGAGGCCGGCGCTGATCTGCTCACCACAAACACCTTCGGCGGCACCACGCTTTCGCTTGCCTCGCACGGCCTCGATTCGCGCGCCGCCGACATCAACCGCAACGCGGCGCGCCTCGCCCGCGAAGTCGCCGGCGACCATGCGTGGGTGCTTGGCGACATGGGCCCTTTTGGCGGCATCCTCGAACCCTACGGCGAGACCGAGCCCGGCGCCGCGCGCGATGCTTTTCTCGCGCAGGCCGCCGCGCTTGTCGAGGGGGGCGCGGATGCGATCCTTGTCGAAACAATGTCCGATCCCGCCGAGGCGGCGCTGGCCGTTGAAGCCGCGCGCGAAGCCGGCGCGCAATTTGTCATTTCCACCTTTGCATTTCAGCACACGCCCGCCGGTTTTCGCACCATGATGGGCGCTTCGCCCGCGGTTGCGGTTCAGGCCGCGCTTGATGCAGGGGCCAGCGTCGTCGGTGCGAATTGCGGCACGCAACTCTCGCTCGAGGATTACGCAACCTTGGCCGTCGAGCTCGTCGAGGCCGCGCACGGGATTCCCGTGATCGTGCAACCCAACGCCGGGTCGCCCGCGCATGATCCCGCCACCGGACAAATCACCTACGCAACCACGCCCGCCGCCTTTGCGGAAGCGGCCGCGCGATACATCACGCTCGGCGCGCGCATCGTCGGCGGCTGCTGCGGCACCACACCGGCGCACATTTCAGCATCCGCCGCGCATAACAAAAAAACAAAGGCGTGA
- a CDS encoding ABC transporter permease, translated as MFRRLITLIRKELQIVLGDKQSRMLLIMPVILQVAIFPLAATLEIKNAALAIYDQDRGPAAIELTQRLRAQAVTFTEFIDIDNPRQLNDTIEHQRALAVVRIPSDFSAQIARANGAPQLQILLDGRRTNAGQIAAGYIQQIVQDYQRDLASARNTATAPSELVVRNWFNPNLDYINFIMPSLIALITTLGVLIVTTLSVAREREQGTFDQLLVSPYTPEMIMAGKIVPAILIASFQAALILLAAVFIYHVPFQGSLVILCLGTILYALALAGVGLFVSSLCATQQQAFLGMFAFMMPAMMLSGFAAPIENMPVWLQHITWINPIRHFMEVVKAVYLKDATVAHAAQLAWPLLVICAITLTSAAVLFRKKVA; from the coding sequence ATGTTCCGCCGCCTCATCACACTCATCCGCAAGGAGCTTCAAATCGTCCTCGGCGACAAACAAAGCCGGATGCTTCTTATCATGCCTGTGATCCTGCAAGTCGCGATCTTCCCGCTCGCCGCCACGCTCGAAATCAAAAACGCCGCGCTCGCCATCTACGACCAGGACCGGGGCCCCGCCGCCATCGAGCTCACGCAACGCCTCCGCGCGCAAGCCGTCACCTTCACCGAGTTCATCGACATCGACAACCCGCGACAACTCAACGACACCATCGAGCATCAGCGCGCGCTCGCCGTTGTCCGAATCCCGTCCGATTTCTCCGCGCAAATCGCGCGCGCAAACGGCGCCCCGCAACTTCAGATCCTGCTCGACGGACGCCGCACCAACGCCGGGCAAATCGCCGCCGGCTACATCCAGCAAATCGTGCAAGACTACCAGCGCGACCTCGCCTCCGCGCGCAACACCGCGACCGCGCCCTCCGAACTCGTCGTGCGAAACTGGTTCAATCCGAATCTCGACTACATCAACTTCATCATGCCCAGCCTCATCGCGCTCATCACGACGCTGGGCGTGCTCATCGTCACGACGCTCTCCGTCGCGCGCGAACGCGAGCAAGGCACCTTCGACCAGCTCCTCGTTTCCCCCTACACGCCGGAGATGATCATGGCTGGCAAAATCGTGCCGGCGATCCTCATCGCGTCATTCCAGGCCGCGCTCATCCTGCTCGCCGCCGTTTTCATTTACCACGTTCCGTTTCAAGGCAGTCTCGTCATCCTCTGCCTCGGCACCATCCTCTACGCGCTCGCGCTCGCCGGAGTCGGCCTCTTCGTCTCATCGCTCTGCGCGACGCAGCAGCAGGCCTTTCTCGGCATGTTCGCGTTCATGATGCCCGCGATGATGCTCTCCGGTTTCGCCGCCCCGATTGAAAACATGCCCGTGTGGCTGCAACACATAACCTGGATAAACCCGATCCGCCATTTCATGGAAGTGGTGAAGGCGGTTTACCTGAAAGACGCCACGGTCGCCCACGCCGCGCAACTCGCCTGGCCGCTGCTCGTCATCTGCGCGATCACCCTCACCAGCGCCGCCGTGCTCTTCCGCAAAAAAGTCGCGTGA
- a CDS encoding ABC transporter permease: MNICSSFSLRRLRALCRKETLQIVRDPTSILIAFILPVVMLFIFGYGINLDTGVTRIGLICEDTSADARQFAASLTGSPYLDVTDYASPALAGEALTRSRIRGFVVIPSDFSAKIRRAESALTAGEPPEPAPLLVITDGTEPNTANFVQAYARGAWQNWFAQRAAARGQPMPPAISIESTFWYNPSAESRNYLIPGSITLIMTVIGALLTALVVAREWERGTMESLLSSPVSRLEILLSKIIPYYLLGMIVLLLCIAVAHFVMGVQFRGSLPPLLACGSLFLLSVLGMGLLFSTATRNQFNAAQIALIAAFLPAMMLSGFLFEISSMPAPIRAVTCAIPARYFVTSIQTLFQVGDSWRTLLYPLLFLTGTAALFIGLTAKLTRKRLE, from the coding sequence ATGAACATTTGTTCGTCATTTTCCCTCCGCCGCCTGCGCGCGCTTTGCCGCAAGGAAACGCTTCAGATCGTTCGCGATCCGACGAGCATCCTCATCGCGTTTATTTTGCCCGTCGTCATGTTGTTCATCTTCGGCTACGGCATCAATCTCGACACCGGCGTCACGCGCATCGGGCTCATCTGCGAGGACACTTCGGCTGATGCTCGCCAGTTCGCCGCCAGCCTCACCGGCTCGCCTTATCTTGATGTCACCGATTACGCCTCGCCCGCCCTCGCCGGCGAGGCGCTGACGCGCTCGCGCATTCGCGGCTTCGTTGTGATTCCGTCCGATTTTTCCGCAAAAATACGCCGCGCCGAATCCGCGCTCACCGCGGGCGAGCCGCCCGAGCCCGCGCCGCTTTTGGTTATTACCGACGGCACCGAACCCAACACCGCAAACTTCGTCCAAGCCTACGCGCGCGGCGCATGGCAAAACTGGTTCGCGCAGCGCGCCGCCGCCCGCGGCCAACCCATGCCGCCCGCGATCTCCATCGAAAGCACGTTTTGGTATAACCCGAGCGCCGAGAGCCGCAACTATCTCATCCCCGGCTCGATCACCCTCATCATGACCGTGATCGGCGCGCTGCTCACCGCGCTCGTTGTCGCGCGCGAATGGGAGCGCGGCACGATGGAATCGCTTCTCTCGTCGCCCGTCTCGCGCCTCGAAATCCTGCTCAGCAAAATAATCCCCTACTACCTGCTCGGCATGATCGTGCTCCTGCTCTGCATCGCCGTGGCGCATTTTGTCATGGGCGTGCAATTCCGCGGCTCGCTGCCGCCCCTTCTCGCCTGCGGCTCGCTGTTTCTGCTCAGCGTTCTCGGCATGGGGCTGCTGTTTTCAACGGCCACGCGCAACCAGTTCAACGCCGCCCAAATCGCCCTCATCGCGGCATTCCTCCCCGCGATGATGCTCTCGGGTTTTCTCTTTGAAATCAGTTCAATGCCCGCGCCCATCCGCGCCGTGACCTGCGCCATACCCGCGCGCTATTTTGTGACCTCAATCCAGACGCTTTTCCAAGTCGGCGACTCCTGGCGCACCCTGCTTTACCCGCTGCTTTTCCTCACCGGCACCGCCGCTCTCTTCATCGGCCTCACCGCCAAACTCACCCGCAAACGCCTCGAATGA
- a CDS encoding REP-associated tyrosine transposase, translated as MQTTRHIHAISWPHAPEHRLREAGTYFVTAGTYNKQHYFQEPQRLDVLQRGLLQVSAEHGWTLEAWAIFSNHYHFVAHAPEKSKDANSLRAMISLLHEKTAKWINKLDDAAARKVWHNYWETRLSYEKSYHARLNYTHQNPVKHGLVPVANQYPWCSAGWFESTASNAQIKTIYSFKTDKLNVPDEYEPIR; from the coding sequence ATGCAAACAACACGTCACATTCACGCCATCTCATGGCCGCATGCTCCGGAGCACAGACTGCGCGAAGCAGGCACGTATTTTGTCACTGCCGGCACTTATAACAAACAACACTACTTTCAAGAACCACAACGCCTCGACGTGTTGCAACGCGGACTTCTTCAGGTTTCCGCCGAGCATGGCTGGACGCTTGAGGCGTGGGCGATATTCTCAAATCACTATCACTTTGTCGCCCATGCGCCGGAGAAATCCAAGGACGCGAACAGCCTTCGCGCGATGATCTCCCTGCTGCACGAGAAAACAGCAAAGTGGATAAACAAACTGGACGACGCGGCGGCGCGCAAAGTCTGGCATAATTATTGGGAGACACGCTTATCTTACGAAAAATCGTATCACGCACGCCTCAATTACACACATCAAAATCCCGTGAAACACGGTTTGGTTCCGGTCGCCAACCAGTATCCCTGGTGTTCCGCCGGATGGTTCGAAAGCACCGCAAGCAACGCGCAAATTAAGACCATCTACAGTTTCAAAACCGACAAATTAAACGTTCCCGATGAATATGAACCGATACGCTGA
- a CDS encoding ATP-binding cassette domain-containing protein — MSPAVHITDLTRRFAGMSVPALDRVNATINTGRITGLVGPDGAGKTTLMRIIAGLLEPDSGAIRVFDRDPIRDAAGLRGIIGYMPQKFGLYEDLSVIENLTFHADLRNVVGAERDETFARLLKFTDLARFTDRLAGKLSGGMKQKLGLACALLGTPRLLLLDEPGVGVDPISRRELWRMVGELATEGIAIIWSTAYLDEAERCDDVLLLNEGKPLYSGPPRDLTRRMEGRCFTIAAPAEIRRKKLTELAANPQILDATIQAQNIRIVTRSDAALMKNEKWGMENAQANSPQDSTTGAAAPHFSLSIIHSSLGGEIAAAAAPPRFEDAFMDILGGAQSGNSSLANILRDIPRDGKTVIETRDLTRKFGSFTAADHINLNIKRGEIYGLLGPNGAGKSTTFRMLCGLLTPTSGEASAVGIDLAHSPARARQRIGYMAQKFSLYGNLTVAQNLSFFSGAYGLHGTAQRDAIDAVTDCFHLAPYHNTKADILSLGYKQRLALACAVMHGPDILFLDEPTSGVDPVTRREFWMHIYAAVQRGVTVMVTTHFMDEAEYCDRIGLVYRSKLIATGTPEDLKHQAASAENPTPTMEDAFIALVERSDS, encoded by the coding sequence ATGTCCCCCGCCGTCCACATCACCGATCTCACGCGCCGCTTCGCCGGCATGTCCGTGCCCGCGCTTGATCGAGTCAATGCGACCATAAACACGGGTCGCATCACCGGACTTGTCGGTCCCGACGGCGCGGGCAAAACCACGCTCATGCGCATCATCGCCGGACTCCTCGAGCCCGACTCCGGCGCGATTCGCGTGTTCGACCGGGACCCGATTCGCGATGCCGCCGGGCTTCGCGGCATTATCGGTTACATGCCGCAAAAGTTCGGCCTCTACGAAGACCTCAGCGTCATCGAAAACCTCACCTTTCACGCCGACCTGAGAAATGTCGTCGGCGCCGAACGCGACGAAACTTTTGCGCGTCTCCTCAAGTTCACCGACCTCGCGCGCTTCACCGATCGCCTCGCCGGAAAACTTTCCGGCGGCATGAAACAAAAACTTGGACTCGCCTGCGCGCTCCTCGGCACGCCGCGCCTGCTCCTCCTCGACGAGCCCGGCGTCGGCGTCGATCCCATCTCGCGCCGCGAACTCTGGCGCATGGTCGGCGAACTCGCCACCGAAGGCATCGCGATCATTTGGAGCACCGCCTATCTCGACGAAGCCGAACGCTGCGACGACGTCCTCCTGCTCAACGAAGGCAAGCCGCTCTATTCCGGCCCGCCCCGCGATCTCACCCGCCGCATGGAGGGCCGCTGTTTCACAATCGCCGCCCCTGCCGAAATCCGCCGCAAAAAACTCACTGAACTCGCCGCGAACCCGCAAATCCTCGACGCCACCATCCAGGCGCAAAACATCAGAATCGTTACGCGCAGCGATGCTGCGCTAATGAAGAATGAAAAATGGGGAATGGAAAATGCCCAAGCCAACAGCCCGCAAGACTCCACCACCGGCGCGGCAGCGCCCCATTTTTCATTATCCATTATTCATTCTTCATTAGGTGGCGAAATCGCCGCCGCCGCCGCCCCGCCGCGTTTCGAGGACGCCTTCATGGACATCCTCGGCGGCGCGCAATCAGGCAATTCATCGCTTGCGAACATTCTCCGCGACATTCCCCGTGACGGGAAAACCGTGATCGAGACCCGCGACCTCACGCGCAAGTTCGGCAGCTTCACCGCAGCCGACCACATTAACCTCAACATCAAGCGCGGCGAAATCTACGGCCTCCTCGGCCCCAACGGCGCGGGCAAATCCACGACATTCCGAATGCTCTGCGGACTCCTCACGCCGACCAGCGGGGAAGCCAGCGCCGTGGGCATCGACCTTGCGCACAGCCCCGCGCGCGCCCGCCAGCGCATCGGTTACATGGCGCAAAAATTTTCGCTCTACGGAAACCTCACCGTCGCGCAAAACCTCTCGTTCTTCTCCGGCGCCTACGGACTCCACGGCACCGCGCAACGCGACGCCATCGACGCCGTCACGGACTGCTTTCACCTCGCGCCCTATCACAACACAAAAGCCGACATCCTTTCGCTCGGTTACAAGCAACGCCTCGCGCTTGCCTGCGCGGTGATGCACGGCCCCGACATACTTTTCCTCGACGAGCCCACCTCCGGCGTCGATCCCGTCACGCGCCGCGAATTTTGGATGCACATCTACGCGGCGGTTCAGCGCGGCGTCACGGTGATGGTCACAACTCACTTCATGGACGAAGCAGAATACTGCGACCGCATCGGCCTCGTTTACCGTTCCAAGCTCATCGCCACCGGAACCCCCGAGGACCTCAAACACCAAGCCGCCAGCGCTGAAAACCCAACCCCGACGATGGAGGATGCGTTTATCGCGCTCGTGGAAAGGAGCGACTCATGA